The Anopheles moucheti chromosome 3, idAnoMoucSN_F20_07, whole genome shotgun sequence genome contains the following window.
ACGTAGGGTGAATAGCTGGCGGTGTTCGCATAGTACGGGCTGTACTGATCGTTGTAATAGCTGTACCCATCCTGCTGTCCCGCACCGAACTGACCGAACGAAGAGTTGTACCCGTAGGAGGAGTAGAGCTGGGCGGAGTTGTTGTTACTAGCGGCAGCGGCGGCCGCATACGGCGAAGCTAGATACGTGTTCGGGGACGGGATCTTCGTCGATGCCGTTCGTGCGCCGTACGCGGTCGCACCGTAAGCGGACGAGTAGAATGCGGGTGTGTACTGCTGCATACTGTTGTAGTAGTTGTAGTAGTCCGACTTGTGGTCGTACACGTTCGAGGCCGCAGCCGTTTGACTCTGGAGCGCGTCCAGCGTGGCGGCGGTAGTGCCGGGATTAGCACAGAACAGACCGGCGGTCGTCCCGTCAAGGTGGGCGGTCGTGGAACCGAGTGGTAGATTGGTGGCCGTCGCCGCCAGATTCGCGTCCAGTCCGGGGCTGCGCAGTTCCGACTTGACCGTACCGTCACTAAGCCAGTGCGACATTCCCAGCTCGGCGGAATTCCCTCCTCCGGTTGTCAGCAGGCCTAcgctgctgttggtgctgccactgctgctagTGCCGGTGCCACCAGTCGCAAGCGTGGACAATCCATCCaccagcccaccggtgctGGACCCTGCGGAACTTCCACCGGAACCAGATCCCgaggtgatggtggtggttgcaCTACCACCACTGCTGCTTGCGCTACTACTGCTACCGGCACTGTTGTTTAGGCGACTGGTCAGTGATCCAGGACTTGCCAGAAGTGCACCAGCTCCAGCACTTCCGGCGCTACCGTTTGACAGTGGTCCGTAGCTTAAGTTAAGCCCGTTGTGCAAAGCGATGGAACCGCTGGAGGAATTGCCACCCACACGGTACGAACTGGTGGATAGCGTACTGCCCCCGATTGCAGCTGTTGCCGTGCTGGCGGAAGTGGAGTGATTGAATACAGTGTGGTCACCGTTGACTCCACTGCTCGGCCCACTACTGTGGTGCGTGTGAGCTGATAGGGGACCAGATGGATAGTGGAATGGTGTCCCCAAGGCTAGGGTCGAACCACTTCCGATACCGTCCAGTGTTGGTACTGTCGTTCCTGTTCCTAGCGATGACGACTCCACGAGATTACTGTAGATACTGCAAAAGAGGTAAAAGAGATATAACTCGAATTAGAGAACGTTTTACTTTTAACCATGTAAAAAGGGTCTCACAAGACGTAACCATTCCCGGCCGTGCCTTTTTAGTTCAGATTTCAACCATTACTCAAAGAATTGTAACTGGTCCTTACTGTATCCTGTGCCCAGGGTGCAACACGAGCACCGGAAAGCACATAAATCACCGTACACCGTTTTTGGCTGAAACTCAGTACAGCATTTCTTCATCTTCGCTTTCACGCGACTGTTGTACGGCTGTTGGTTATGATCTTCATTAACCCTTGATGGTGACGACGGTAGAGAGAGGTTCATTTTTTATCCTTCCACCGTACCCCGTGTGCGTAAGTAAATCACCCTGCACACTCATTGCTCATTCCAGcccagcaaaaaaacaaagacaaaGTAGGCCTTCGTCGTCGTGCGTGTGGTGTGGGGGAGTGGAGGTGGATTGGATTGATTTATGTGGGTCGAGACGTGTCAAAGCGCAAAACAATGCCTACTCTACCTCTACCATCATTATTATGACGCATTAAAAACCCCCAAAATGTCCGTCGCatgagtttcttttttttgttgttgtggtatAGTTTGCTTTCCTCGGTGGACTCGGTGTATCGGTATTTATTTTGGTTTGGCCCCGGTTACCAAACGACGAAGCCAACAAGAAAACTACACGATAAAGGCTGTGGCTGCactagtaataataataataataatagcgaTAGCAAGACAAATATTAATGTTGATCGGAACACAGACACactaacgcacacacacacacacacagacaccgAAACCGTACGCACAACCGCCTGTGCATATAGAGATCAGTTTTCCACCGCGTTCGCGCACGTGCGCGTGCGTTCCTcattcctttttcttcgcccGTTTCCGCTCACCAAATGTCTTTGtgcattaattttattgtaatttcaCACTTTCTTTCTAATTGGGAAAAAACTCACCGACCCATGCCCGTGGTGGTGCAAAACAACCGggaaaggtgtgtgtgtgtctgtaatGGGATCGAGCCACCGTCCGCGGAAATGGGACGGTTTTCCGACCATTTGAAACGGGAGCTTGTAGGGTATGGCGAATCGGGGTTTTGTATATGCTTCTGTCTCCGCAATGACAATGGAAATCGATCGATCAGCACTTTCCAAAAAGGTGTAAATTAGTTCAAATCATGCAGAATGAATGTATGGCGGCATAAAACGTGGAAGCAGTTAGAGTTTACAAAGATCTCAAAAGGACTTTTTTCTAATAATaatatgtaaaataaatataataggCCTTTCCAAAACTTTAAAGTAACTCGAGCTTTTACGCTTGCAAGGAAAACCCCGTAATGTTAACAGCTTGTGCATCGTTTTTGTGTTATAATGTCCAGCAACTTTAAAACCGTCCTTTGGAGAGATCCACGTTCAACGTTTCGAGCAGTCACTCAGATACTTCATCGCTTCTTATTCTGTTCCTTTGGAACGGAGTGTTGGGGTTATTGAAGTTGAGTGAAGTTTACCATAGAAAAGGTACTccaacaattatttttggagCCAAAGGGACACatgcatttttgcaattcGTACTCTGTGGCAAGAGTATTCCATTTTGCTACACTTCAGGAAAACCTCCAAACAACACAACGCTTTGGAGCTGACAATAGGAAGGAATAAAAGATGAAAACATGATGTAAAGTAACACATTATATTCCGCTTGTAAACAATGGCAGATACTTCAGGTTACCTCTATATCATCTTGAAACCGATACAGCACACATCAAAATCAAGGTCAACGATGAGACTCGCATGTTttaaaacagcaacagcaaaaaaaaaaaactcagcaTTGTCTCACAGGCAAGGTGCATTCTGCGCGTTTTCCGCTGCTAGACGAGCCAGCGGCGCGCATAGAAGGGTGGCCGCGCAACCCATATCGTCCAACATTCCGAAGTGCGATTCATTCGTACGTAATACGATCTACCCCACATCGTACGAGAACCCTCCGGCTTCTTCCGGGAGGTGACCTTTGCGTTAGGCGTTCTCGGTGGACCGCGCGCGTGTACCGTCTGTCCCCGTAACTGTTTACCCGTACCCGTTGTTGCTTTGCGTTCTGCTACGCCCTCGGCCTGTCCAGTCTCTTTCACTAGTGCGCTCAAATTTCTGCCCACCGAAGCAGATCGTCACCGTCTGCGGGAGGGCTGACGATGGCGAACCCATTTTCCCAACCGTTTTTGCGGCTAATGTGTCAAACAATTGGGGCCCTACAAGCGTTTAGAAACAAAGCGAAGGAGGCTCTCTCCCGCGCTGTGGCTAAAGGATCCGGTTGGGTTTGTTCCACGCGATCACGTTGGGACCGGGGAATTTGCTGACACATCCTGGAAAGCGTCAATTTCTGGAACTACACCTAAAGGCGAACGCATCAAGAGGAGCCTTAGAATGAGTCGAATGTATGTACATCCGAGTGATTGAAGCGATACGGAGCACAGGAAATGAAGAAGAATTTGCCGTTGTACCCGAagggacaaaaacaaaaatggcataAAGtctcgagtttttttttttttttgtttcaacgcAACAAGTGCAGCCCATCAGACGCATTGCATGTTGTAAGTGCTTacaccacaaacaaacaaccaaacgaCTTCGACGGCATTCATAGGCTGGgcgttgtttctgttttatgcCGATAAGCTATTTCAATTTATGAAAATCCCTGTTTTTTgtgaagtttttgttttgtttgtctctcTTCAGCAACCTGCCAAACATTTACCGTTTTTCGGCAATAGATAAATCGACATTAAGcgacacagagagagagaacaacaacaaaaaaccactcaAATCGTGGAAaggtaagcaaaacaataaataaacaaataatgtGCAAAACGCACCGGCAAGCTGAAGCACTATTTTTGTCGATCACTGCTAAAGGGACAGAGTGTGAGAACATTTTTCTGCTTTCCCGGCAAATCTTCACACACTCCGACAGAGCAGAGTCTCGGTGGAGGAAttgtccccccccccttctcccCGAAGGGTTTGGAGGGCTTTTGGTGGGTTGTCGTATGCCGCGTGAAGATCACgttttttgaatgaatttttacaCTGTAGACACTTGAttgttttgcgtgttttgTGGAAgtatataaaaatgaaacaacgtTGTGCGTAAAGATCACCACACcgaacaacttttgcatgctgGCACTGATCATAATGTAATGGAAATAAGACTGATTGAGAATAAAAAGGGAATAAATATGCTAGATCGTTTTCAATAGATAAAACAAATTTGGTAAATTATTGAAAAGTTATTTTCGATAtataatttacatttaatgACCTTTGATTTTTTCTAtaattttgctttaaaaacGATATAATATTTTGGACAATTAAAGCACATTAAAGACACTTAAAAATGTGGCAATTCACTCATACTTTGTGACAATTGTAAAGCATCCGACATGTGCAACGAAAGCGAATTATCAAAATTCTAAAGCAAAACATTCGATCTACACACATCTTCTGGCTGTTAATATTTTCTTCAAGCGTCAACAATCATCACTTCTGCGTCCAGCAGATGACCACACGCATGCAACACTCGGTTTTGTCACTACTGGTAACACATGGTACCATCTGCCTCTAAATGGCACTGCGACTGGGTGGTCGTCATATGTCTCTCCGAAAACTGCCATCCAAAATGGAAAGCCACCCGATTCATCTTCATCCCGGCGCGGGTCGCTACGAGTGCGGGAGCGACCATGGCTAGTTAATTTAACTAGTCTAACCACCGGGAGGGCGAGATGTATGGTCAGTGCGTGACATCGAGAGCGCTAGCAGACTCTGGACCGTGCCCATTTGGTGGGAAATAGAACGTTTCCGTTTTCTACTATTTTCCCACCGTTTtgcagtgtttgtttgtttgttttggtgagAGGTGGGTGGTTATCCTGCGATGACTGCGTGCCATGTAATCTAATCTCGTAAACTACCTTCGCGATGGTTTTGGTGAGATGATTGGGATGGACCGCTTGTAGGTGGCTTAATTAATGATACAGTAGAATAATGTGTTAAGAACTGAATGATGTATAACACTTGttggaaaaaagaagaaaagttaTATAAATTGCTTAgtaaattttttaattatttacgaTTTAATTACACTTGCTAAGAGGATGCAAATTCTAGGAGTGATGATCCTCTTGATAGTCTTTGCCGGTAGCCAATCGCACTTTTTCCGGCAAAATCACTAAAACCCGTTGCCTTATATGATGTTACGGATTTTAaatcaaaggaaaataaaggaaaactaACGTAACGCATAATTTTATCTTACAGCAAAATCTTTTATAAAAAAGTAATAAGTCAGGTGACAATTTGTTGACCATATTTTTCATAAAGTCATGAAGgggttaaaaaaaatcttatgatattttaaaaatattttaaacatcgacaacaaaaccaaaatcatTTAATGATAAAGTATGCTATTATATATATCACATACAACCCTTAAACATTTACATTTGTTCTGACATTAacttaaaacacacacacaccatgtACAAAGAAAAAGTTATGTCGAGCTCACCGAACAGAAGATCTCGTTTGTAATGATCATGCTTGACGATCGTGTTGTACAACGCTATAAATTAAGCACACCTCATAGATTTGTTCCAATTTGTAGGCATTTCCCTCCTCCCTGGTGGTTTACGGTTTACGAGCGAGAAGCAATCAAAACGAAACATCTTAATTTTAACACCATCGAATAAATTCCATTATCCGTAGCCCTTCTTCCTCGCCGTCGCCCGGATAGGAAGTGACAAACATCACAAATAAATCGAGGAAATGGTTCAACATAAACTGTAGCACGTGTTGTCcataaaaagaaatacacacacacacgcgcatgcCAGTGCGATTTGACCACAAACGGGACGAATGATGGGGTTTTTTAAAACGTACGTCCACGATAAACATTCCACGACCCGTCTCCCCGGTGTGGTGGCAATCATAATAATCCGTTCCTAATCCAATTGACCGAATGTCttcattcgttcgttcgcttccGATACCACCAACGGAGCAGTTTCCACGTACTGCGAAAGACCCCGAGAGAGCTCTACCCGTTTGATTTATGATCCCGATATGTTTTGCCTTTCTAGGCAGCTTTCTTCCAGGCGTGGAGAGAAGTGGATGGTTTCAATTTGATTTAAGTCTTTATTTTTCCTCTCACACGATGGTGAAAACTCTAGGCTGTTGGGAAGCGGTCTTAAGAAGCGATTGTGCGTCttatcaaaattaattaatatcaaACATGCATACGTTTGGCTACATTTATTGTCCAAAAGTTTATCGATTTGTATCAACCACACAAAATGGAGTTGGTTTTCTCGCTCGATCGCACGGTGCCATCCACGTGTTTGCTACAAATCAGCCCCTTCGCGTTGGTGATGACATTTATCTTATGTTTCCCATTATCTACCCGTTAAAAAAAGATTCCTTTTAGGGAATAATGCTTGTGAAATTTACGAAAATAcagtcccccccccccctcccaccctTTGGAAAACAGGAACATTTTTTCCTCAATGCTCAATGTTGAAAGgaagttttttattattattattgatacCAAGCGCCCATTCTCCCACCTGGGAAATATGATATTTTACGCTTCCTCGAAACCGACGAAACAACATGCTCACCATCATCAATGGTAGCCGTCGCCATAGCGATGACAATGGGTACGACGTTGGGCATTGAAATCGTTAGTACCAGAGCGTCGAGAAAACGTCCAACAGGCaggaaaatggggaaaatcGATCCAAGGCATACGGTCGGTGTCTAACGGTGTTGGTGTAATAAAGGTTTTTCTACGAACTTCTACCAACTGCAATTCAAATTCTGTTTCCCGGTTGGGTAgcttttccctcccccccagGCAATGCGGAAATCATTCGAAAAAAAGCGGGAATAAAGTATCTTCATTTACTGTGTGTCTGTGtcactgtatgtgtgtgtgtttatgcttGTGTATGAATAAACGCACCAAGCGGGGGAGGTTTTGCCTCGAAACGTTGTGATTGGTGCGTGATTTTCACACTTCGTCACTTGGAGGGGACTTCAATCTTGTGTGGGGATTGGTGGAGTTGGAAGTTTTCCcaatttgttgattttccTTCGGGTTTTCGTGCCCCTTTCAGAATGGGAAATGCTACGTTAAAATCAACGAATGAGAATATTTATTTCCTGGCTGATTTACGCACACCAGTGACGGGCAGGAAATTGTTTTGGCCACAGCAAGGTGgataaaaaatcgataaaGCGAAAAGATAGCTCCATGGATGATGTTAAATCAAAATCCTTCTTcctcttttttatattatttttccacgtttttctttcctgagTCCTAGAACTAATCTCCTGCCTGTTGGTGTAGTTCAATTCTTACATTTCGTTCTACGGTTTTGTTATAttgatgttttgttattgtatgCAGGATTGTATGGAGAGCACTAATGATTCTCCATTTAAATTCCAAATTGTAAcgcgaattcgagatacgcgagtCTCATAATTTTGACActtcgtgtaattttgtacgtgaaattaatttttgtatttgccaaatttcaaattttctcaAAAATACGTTCcattttaataatataagcattaattttaataacattGTACTCTAATTGTCGAAATAAACTTACAAATATCAATTTGTAATGTGCTTTGTGCCGTGAAAAGAGGAAATCGATccctgaatactaaatataaacgataatATAAAGATAATTCTAGTTCCGCGAATTtctctggcacgcattattcgcgtagCTCAGAAAAAGGCTGTATTACATATTGCTCTGAGCTATTGCTACAAAGATGAGTAAACTCAAATTTTTCGAAAGTCCATAATTGTGTTTGGAACACTGTACAACTCacaaattaaatttgatttaaaattgtattaaagaaaaataagGGACTAAAATGGTATTCTTTAGATTAATTTACAAACTCATTACTCTGTGTTCTTGCATTAGATCCAATCCAACAAATCccaaacattttccaaaagAAGCACACttaaaatctttaaaaaaaatttgagTACCGATGCTTTTGTTATCTATTTTAGTCCATCCGGCCAGaaaagcgttttgtttttagttattCGGATACTATTACTGTCCTATTACACGCGTATCGCCATCATCGCCCCCCCGACCGGGGTAATAGACCGCCGGTCACAGTAGCACCAGCGACGACAAAAAAGTATCGAATTTAATGTCCCTCTCTCCGCGTTTCCTCCAATTCTATGCGCGAGTGCAATAAATGTTTGCCACCCTACGCCGCTACACACCAAACTAACCAAACTCCACAATGGGACCGTTTCTTCCGATGCAACGACGTGAACGCGGAAATGGCAGGAAATGCGACAACGGTGCACCACACTACTCGATGCGGTTCTGGATGCAGAGCTGCATCCGGTTTTTGGGGAGATACGGACAGTGAGTGTCATagctaaattaaattgattgcCACCGAACGGGGATGTGATGCAGCTCCACTCCAAACTGGCGGTGTGTGCAGTTTAGAGGGCGAATGAATTAAAACTTATTTATAGCGGACGGATAGGCATGGGTCGGATCGGTTTCAAACGCACGAAGCCCGGTACGTGGTGTAATAATACTAGAATTACATAATAATTACAGCTCATTGTCGCGTTCTGTGGTGACAGTTGGCGAAGATCTACGCAGAGCGCAAACGAGGAAAACGTAAACGACTTACGTAATTCAGCGCATCAGTTCACgcgcttgaaaaaaaaagtacctCTCGTCTAAATGCATGGAGCCGAATCATTGATCATATAAAAACCAAATGTCTcttttgtgtgctttgtttAGTCGGTCACCGTAGAAACGGTACCGATTGTTTGGATTATTATTCTCGTTAAACATGTAAAAAACATACTGCTCTCCTGTATGTTATGTTTAAACTCCAGCAAATCTCGACAGCTTTGGGCGCTTGTAGCATTGGTCTGATCGCAGCAACCTCAGGAGGCAACGCCGCCGTCGTCAGGAGAATTTCTGTAAGTGTCGATGAAATTTGAAACAAGCGTAAACAAAAGCGTCGCACCAAACGGAAGCAACTAATAAAATGGTGTTTTATAGGACATTAGATTTAAGAAAGGAACGAAGGGAACACGTCTAAACAGCTTACTGCAAGTGGATAACTTTTTGAACGTGGCAAGTGTTTCTAAGAACCGCTTCATTTTTAAgtatcaataaaaaaacatgattgTAACAACGCTTGTTTCGCGTCGTTTACATAAGCCAAGCGAACATAATCATTCCGGTTTGTTGGACCAAACGGAATgaatttgcttttattttaactaaGCCGAACGTACGTTTGATGAGAAGAATTCGTTTAACGCGACGCTTGACAAATGTTTGGCTGTCATCCACGCGACCAACCCAGACGATCGCGCATTGTGAAATATTATCGGTTACTGCTGTACCACGTgcgaggattttttttttgttaggttTGGAATTTCAATCCATACGAACGACGCCCGGTCGCTGCAGTTTTGAGGATTGAGGATTTTCTGTGCCAAAATCGGCCCAAAGAACGGACCGGAATGAAAC
Protein-coding sequences here:
- the LOC128301514 gene encoding developmental protein eyes absent isoform X3; the protein is MCFPVLVLHPGHRIHIYSNLVESSSLGTGTTVPTLDGIGSGSTLALGTPFHYPSGPLSAHTHHSSGPSSGVNGDHTVFNHSTSASTATAAIGGSTLSTSSYRVGGNSSSGSIALHNGLNLSYGPLSNGSAGSAGAGALLASPGSLTSRLNNSAGSSSSASSSGGSATTTITSGSGSGGSSAGSSTGGLVDGLSTLATGGTGTSSSGSTNSSVGLLTTGGGNSAELGMSHWLSDGTVKSELRSPGLDANLAATATNLPLGSTTAHLDGTTAGLFCANPGTTAATLDALQSQTAAASNVYDHKSDYYNYYNSMQQYTPAFYSSAYGATAYGARTASTKIPSPNTYLASPYAAAAAASNNNSAQLYSSYGYNSSFGQFGAGQQDGYSYYNDQYSPYYANTASYSPYVSSPGSSGSQAGFHVPAGLSADSPSEAHATTPNMLAHSHSPQSPISISPTAGIGAVPGVGGSGSSKTTPTGKSGRARGRRHAHPSPTRSSTSEPGISEKAPERIFVWDLDETIIIFHSLLTGSYAGRYNKNRDHQVQLGYRMEELIFNMADAYFFFNDLEECDQIHIDDVASDDNGQDLNNYNFAADGFHNATPQAGAPPNVCLPNGVRGGVDWMRKLAFRYRKIKDTYNTYRNNVGGLLGPQKRDHWLQVRSDIELETDSWHSLTLKCLNMIAQRENCVNVLVTTTQLVPALAKILLYGLGQVFPVENVYSANKIGKEQCFERIVTRFGRKSTYVVVGDGQDEENAAKNLNFPFWRISSHSDIRSLHTALEMGFL